A single genomic interval of Synergistaceae bacterium harbors:
- the gspG gene encoding type II secretion system major pseudopilin GspG: MQEKKKYLLRRRSGFTLIEIMVVVVILGLLAALVVPRIGPQVAEAQRTTARTQIKSIEDALEMYRMHNGFYPSTQQGLEALVTAPTTSPVPKHYQEGGYLKKVPEDPWGNPYVYRNQNGRISIVSYGPDGEEGGEGTNADISNED; the protein is encoded by the coding sequence ATGCAAGAAAAGAAAAAATATTTATTGCGCCGCCGTTCAGGTTTTACCCTGATTGAAATTATGGTAGTTGTCGTTATTCTAGGTTTGCTGGCTGCCCTAGTAGTTCCCAGAATCGGCCCTCAAGTCGCAGAAGCACAGCGCACAACAGCACGAACTCAAATAAAGAGTATAGAAGACGCTCTAGAAATGTACAGAATGCACAACGGATTTTACCCTTCAACACAGCAGGGACTTGAGGCACTTGTTACAGCTCCTACAACATCGCCAGTTCCTAAACACTATCAAGAGGGCGGCTATCTCAAAAAAGTCCCTGAAGATCCATGGGGGAATCCCTACGTTTATCGCAATCAGAACGGCAGAATCTCAATTGTCAGCTACGGCCCGGACGGTGAAGAGGGCGGAGAAGGCACAAACGCAGATATTTCGAACGAGGACTAA
- a CDS encoding type II/IV secretion system protein, whose product MPDSEVNALPPLPDAKEVSSLLPDGMGLDVLRQAKIVPLRIQDGVLIVGAVDFDAWPKAQILGTALGFPIDLEIRDEKEIGDLLHTLYDLRSVAADEAAKNIEGIDDLDDLSREDVLSDSVDVPVIRLVNGLFVDALRQRATDIHVEPYEDEVLVRFRIDGVLQDRLRLPRSNQAPLISRIKVMSRMDIAEHMAPQDGRIGITVGDRAVDVRVGLVPTQYGERIAMRLLDKGHGLMTLEDLGMEERERTIMDELIHRPHGMILFTGPTGSGKSTSLYAILQALARPEVNIITVEDPVEYALPGVAQIQVNEKAGVTFAAALRSILRQDPDIVMIGEMRDFETAHIGVQASLTGHLVLSTLHTNDSISAIIRLVDMGIEPYLAASCMIGTVAQRLARRLCPHCRREITPPAMMAKQGLTRAFEPVGCSECHNTGYRGRVGLYEQFVINEEIQEAFVGGAPASKLREIARKSGFKTLWEIGLSAVQSGLTSPDELARVAGED is encoded by the coding sequence ATGCCTGATAGTGAAGTTAATGCGCTCCCCCCTCTTCCTGACGCAAAAGAAGTATCGAGTCTCTTACCCGACGGAATGGGACTCGATGTTCTAAGGCAGGCAAAAATTGTCCCGTTAAGAATTCAGGACGGTGTATTAATTGTCGGTGCTGTAGATTTTGACGCTTGGCCTAAAGCTCAAATTTTAGGGACTGCCTTGGGATTCCCGATTGATTTAGAGATTCGCGACGAGAAGGAAATCGGCGATTTATTACACACTTTATATGATTTAAGAAGTGTAGCAGCTGACGAGGCCGCAAAAAATATCGAAGGAATTGACGATTTAGATGATTTATCACGCGAGGACGTATTAAGCGACTCGGTTGATGTTCCCGTTATAAGGCTTGTTAATGGCCTGTTCGTTGATGCATTGAGACAGCGCGCGACTGATATTCACGTTGAGCCCTACGAAGATGAAGTATTAGTGCGTTTCAGGATTGACGGAGTTTTGCAGGATAGATTGAGATTACCGCGTTCAAATCAAGCTCCCCTAATAAGCCGTATTAAAGTCATGTCAAGAATGGATATAGCCGAACACATGGCACCTCAGGACGGCAGAATAGGAATCACTGTAGGAGATAGAGCTGTTGATGTTCGTGTTGGACTTGTGCCGACTCAATACGGAGAAAGAATCGCAATGCGTTTACTTGATAAGGGACATGGACTCATGACTCTTGAAGATTTAGGCATGGAAGAACGCGAGCGCACAATTATGGACGAACTTATACACAGACCTCACGGAATGATTTTATTTACAGGCCCTACAGGTTCAGGAAAGTCAACGAGTTTATATGCTATCTTGCAGGCTTTGGCGCGTCCTGAAGTAAATATTATTACAGTTGAAGATCCCGTAGAGTATGCTTTACCCGGAGTCGCTCAAATTCAAGTAAACGAGAAAGCCGGAGTTACTTTTGCTGCTGCTTTGCGTTCAATTTTGCGTCAAGATCCTGATATAGTAATGATCGGAGAAATGAGAGACTTTGAGACGGCTCATATAGGCGTACAGGCTTCATTAACCGGGCATTTAGTGTTATCGACTCTGCACACGAATGACTCAATCAGCGCAATTATAAGACTCGTGGATATGGGTATAGAGCCTTATTTGGCAGCAAGCTGTATGATAGGAACTGTAGCACAAAGACTCGCGCGCAGATTATGCCCTCATTGCAGACGAGAAATAACACCCCCCGCCATGATGGCAAAACAGGGACTCACACGGGCATTTGAACCGGTCGGCTGTTCAGAGTGTCATAATACAGGCTACAGGGGACGAGTCGGACTCTATGAACAATTTGTAATTAATGAAGAGATTCAAGAGGCATTTGTCGGAGGTGCTCCGGCCTCAAAATTGCGCGAGATTGCACGTAAAAGCGGATTCAAAACTTTATGGGAAATTGGACTCTCTGCTGTTCAATCGGGGCTGACTTCACCGGACGAATTAGCAAGAGTCGCAGGAGAAGATTAA
- a CDS encoding type II secretion system protein has protein sequence MRSKKAFTLIEIMIVLLITGSLAGMVIPRISFYFEPPSAVLQRAFEEASDMSLSGTPVKFSIKKSQGLERGAIEVEALMKKEIPEDSISSFLGSANNNDKQVLEWRKVNLRNSPTGEGWQFSPEIIYFYTDGSCTPAKISYAERNISEYNADQYVLTVTGYCTQVKSQQ, from the coding sequence TTGCGCAGTAAGAAAGCATTTACACTCATTGAAATAATGATAGTATTGCTGATTACAGGCTCACTCGCGGGAATGGTCATCCCGCGAATCTCGTTTTATTTCGAGCCCCCTTCAGCTGTATTGCAACGTGCATTTGAGGAAGCCAGCGACATGTCATTATCGGGGACACCTGTAAAATTTTCTATCAAGAAATCACAAGGTTTAGAACGCGGCGCGATTGAAGTAGAAGCACTCATGAAAAAAGAAATCCCCGAAGACAGTATAAGCTCATTTCTCGGAAGTGCTAATAATAATGACAAGCAAGTTTTAGAGTGGCGCAAGGTTAATTTAAGGAATTCTCCGACCGGTGAAGGCTGGCAATTTTCACCTGAAATTATTTATTTCTACACTGATGGATCATGCACGCCCGCAAAAATTTCATACGCAGAGAGAAATATTTCAGAATATAACGCAGATCAATACGTATTAACTGTTACTGGATATTGCACACAAGTTAAATCACAGCAATAA
- a CDS encoding type II secretion system F family protein, translating into MPYFSYSGYDSKGKSTKGTIEAGSSIQAVDRLTERGIVVVDVKLTEEKKGGKVKIKLLPLEQHIFFCRSLASYLKSGLPLADSLRIMSKQARDKVMKPVMEKILAEVEGGRKFHTALSECGAFRESLWRVAESGEQSGTLISVLNEAADEFKLEDDLRRKIRGAMTYPIVMAVVGVGVVAFMLTDVVPKISELFEDMNQTLPLPTRILIGMSEFLSNYGLWLLLAFGILLLWMRKTGRKFNMPFMKGIRGQLTLALVMSHISTLLRSGIPLVQALRMASSMDSSSQRWLDAAEMVKAGHRFDKALEKIGMQEETVAVVRVGEMGGDLAGSLTNVSEQCREIAQSRMEKLSTLMEPIMVLTLGVSVGFIVLAILTPVFDLAGIVK; encoded by the coding sequence ATGCCTTATTTCAGTTATTCAGGATATGACTCTAAAGGCAAGAGCACAAAGGGTACTATTGAAGCAGGCTCATCTATTCAGGCAGTTGACAGGCTCACAGAACGGGGAATTGTTGTTGTTGACGTAAAATTGACTGAAGAGAAAAAGGGCGGAAAAGTCAAGATTAAATTATTGCCGCTCGAACAGCATATATTCTTTTGCAGGAGTCTAGCCTCGTATTTAAAATCAGGTTTGCCGCTTGCTGACTCGTTAAGAATCATGTCAAAACAAGCCCGCGATAAAGTAATGAAGCCCGTAATGGAAAAAATTTTAGCAGAAGTTGAAGGCGGCAGGAAATTTCACACGGCTTTATCAGAGTGCGGGGCATTTCGTGAAAGTCTTTGGCGGGTCGCTGAGTCAGGTGAACAGAGCGGGACTCTTATTTCAGTATTAAATGAAGCTGCTGACGAGTTCAAATTAGAGGACGATTTACGGCGCAAGATTCGCGGTGCAATGACATATCCAATAGTTATGGCCGTTGTAGGTGTCGGAGTCGTTGCTTTCATGCTTACAGATGTTGTGCCTAAGATTTCAGAACTTTTTGAGGACATGAATCAGACTTTGCCCCTTCCTACTCGTATATTAATCGGAATGTCTGAATTTCTCTCAAATTATGGGCTATGGCTTTTATTAGCATTCGGGATATTATTATTATGGATGCGCAAGACAGGGCGAAAATTTAATATGCCTTTCATGAAGGGAATCAGGGGACAATTAACGCTGGCTCTTGTTATGTCGCATATAAGCACGCTGTTAAGATCGGGAATTCCGCTCGTTCAGGCTTTGAGAATGGCCTCATCAATGGACTCAAGCTCTCAAAGGTGGCTCGATGCTGCCGAAATGGTCAAGGCCGGACATAGATTTGACAAGGCACTCGAAAAAATAGGAATGCAGGAAGAAACAGTCGCAGTAGTAAGAGTCGGCGAAATGGGCGGAGATTTAGCAGGTTCATTAACAAATGTCTCTGAACAGTGCCGGGAAATTGCCCAGTCCCGAATGGAAAAACTTTCGACTTTGATGGAGCCCATAATGGTCTTAACGCTTGGAGTCTCAGTCGGATTTATAGTTTTGGCAATATTAACGCCGGTGTTTGACTTAGCCGGAATTGTTAAATAA
- the citG gene encoding triphosphoribosyl-dephospho-CoA synthase CitG has translation MMLNQTQTMTTTTMRTSKASKNLGSLALESMLIEVSVTPKPGLIDRNNSGAHRDMGFFTFMKSAASLNSCFEDFAQAGVIAGQEKLLPVLLFPELRRIGIIAENDMFRATQGVNTHKGEIFSLGVLSAAAGYLSGMNENIDSDSVMSLAGKICEGLCARDFAESRKKSRNELTKGEKIFIDYNITGIRGEAESGYKSVKDISLPALRKYLSENFTLNDSLAKTLIHLIAFAQDTNIISRHDLETAKNVMDSARKILENGADLDDIFMLDQEFIQRNISPGGSGDLLAVTYFIYELDKNLLL, from the coding sequence ATGATGCTGAATCAGACTCAGACGATGACGACGACGACGATGAGGACGAGTAAAGCAAGCAAAAATTTAGGGAGTCTGGCACTTGAGTCAATGTTAATAGAAGTGTCAGTAACTCCCAAGCCGGGATTAATTGACCGTAATAATTCAGGAGCTCATAGAGATATGGGCTTCTTTACTTTTATGAAGAGTGCGGCGAGTCTTAATTCATGCTTTGAAGATTTTGCACAGGCTGGAGTCATTGCAGGTCAAGAAAAATTATTACCCGTTTTGCTATTTCCGGAACTGCGTAGAATCGGCATAATTGCAGAAAATGACATGTTTAGAGCGACTCAAGGCGTGAACACTCACAAGGGAGAAATTTTTTCACTGGGAGTCTTAAGCGCGGCGGCCGGTTATTTATCGGGAATGAATGAAAATATAGACTCTGACTCGGTCATGAGCTTGGCCGGGAAGATTTGCGAGGGATTATGCGCGAGAGATTTTGCGGAATCAAGAAAGAAATCACGAAATGAACTCACTAAAGGGGAGAAAATTTTTATTGACTATAATATAACAGGAATCAGGGGCGAGGCTGAGTCGGGCTATAAATCCGTGAAAGATATTTCATTGCCTGCACTAAGAAAATATTTATCAGAAAATTTCACGCTTAATGACTCGTTAGCTAAGACACTAATACACTTAATAGCATTTGCACAAGACACTAATATAATTTCTCGTCATGATTTAGAGACAGCTAAAAACGTAATGGATTCAGCACGGAAAATTTTAGAGAACGGCGCAGATTTAGACGATATATTTATGCTCGATCAGGAATTTATACAGCGCAATATAAGTCCGGGCGGTTCAGGTGATTTATTAGCAGTAACATATTTTATCTATGAACTTGATAAAAATTTATTGCTGTGA
- a CDS encoding efflux RND transporter periplasmic adaptor subunit, which translates to MLKFFTRVRILLWMLALVGVGFLVSTQVRAKLAQAEANLRSLETQTVTVYPVETENVTTSDWNTWRSYYGQAKSAHTQNITTFEREIVKNVTVDVGSPVKAGQTVITLQAAARGAQVQSGKTAYDEAKLNYERLRQLHKKGGISQSEVDAAYSRLKSAEASLRSSQSTLQRTSLKASINGIVSARNVEPGEVAEAGAVLLAIVDPKEMEAELMVSKKDITKINTRTPVEIYVDGSKHIGRVKRISPEAQKGSGLYPVVVGLPENSGILPGTYVEGRFMVSSQKNVVVIPSNVVLYRGNTQSVYIAEDDTAKIRNITTGEGREGRVVVTSGLKPGENLITSGNRVLYDGANIINQRDLAGTTTNKNSNEG; encoded by the coding sequence ATGCTTAAATTTTTTACGCGTGTAAGAATTCTTTTATGGATGTTAGCTTTAGTCGGGGTCGGCTTTCTTGTCAGCACTCAAGTACGTGCAAAACTGGCTCAGGCTGAAGCAAATTTACGTTCGCTCGAAACTCAAACAGTAACAGTATATCCCGTTGAGACAGAAAATGTAACTACTTCAGATTGGAACACTTGGCGGAGCTATTACGGTCAGGCAAAGAGCGCACATACACAAAATATTACAACTTTTGAGCGCGAAATAGTAAAAAATGTAACTGTTGACGTGGGAAGCCCTGTTAAAGCTGGTCAGACGGTAATAACTCTTCAGGCAGCAGCAAGGGGCGCGCAGGTTCAATCAGGCAAGACAGCTTATGACGAGGCAAAATTAAATTATGAGAGACTCAGGCAGTTACACAAGAAGGGCGGAATTTCTCAAAGTGAAGTAGACGCAGCATATTCAAGACTTAAATCAGCTGAGGCATCATTAAGATCATCGCAGTCAACTTTACAGCGCACGAGTCTCAAAGCCAGCATTAACGGTATCGTATCAGCCCGCAATGTTGAGCCCGGAGAAGTAGCAGAGGCCGGAGCAGTCTTATTAGCAATAGTTGACCCTAAAGAAATGGAAGCCGAGTTAATGGTCTCAAAGAAGGACATCACGAAAATTAACACAAGAACACCCGTTGAAATTTACGTAGACGGCTCAAAACATATCGGACGAGTCAAAAGAATCAGCCCCGAAGCTCAAAAAGGTTCAGGCTTATATCCTGTTGTTGTAGGACTGCCGGAGAATTCGGGAATTTTGCCGGGAACTTATGTAGAAGGCCGCTTTATGGTCAGCAGTCAAAAAAATGTCGTTGTAATTCCTTCAAATGTCGTGTTATATCGCGGAAATACTCAATCAGTTTATATCGCAGAAGATGATACAGCTAAAATCAGAAATATTACTACAGGTGAAGGACGGGAAGGCCGGGTCGTCGTTACTTCAGGACTCAAACCGGGCGAAAATTTAATCACTAGCGGAAATAGAGTACTTTATGACGGAGCTAATATAATAAATCAACGCGATCTAGCAGGCACTACTACAAACAAGAATTCTAACGAGGGTTAA
- a CDS encoding efflux RND transporter permease subunit produces MRGFIRFCITHPVFTGCSVVIWILLGISSYFTLGVTLYPNVELPFVLVRTTYTGAGPNEIEQLISKPLEDALADLENLHSINTYSIEGISMVAVEMESGTNPDLALVDVNNKVKAKIPDLPDDADEPVASKFDINAQPFLIVSFTSEMPEKTAKKMIEDRIQPVVARVEGVGRVDVTGGRDREIHINLDPAALSDYGINYMQVCNVVAANNQTTPSGYITQTKDEVSLRLMGEFNQVEQLEDILIPTPNGQPVRLSMLGTVTDGEKDQRSMARADGQPVVQLRISPRSNADVVEAGRQIKRLMARTMRDYPDFKYEYTYDDTGFVESAVKNIIRDTAIGIALTALVIYLFLGRFSATFIVAFSMPVAFAATFVPLQVHGYTLNLMSTLGLALSMGTLVMNAILIIQNIYRFRDMGYEPFEAAEEGTVEISMSVLAGVLTNLGVFMPVALMSTIAGQFLKPYAITIVYATAFSLWVTMAVTPCLAARIKKQKGDSAELPLIGKILTGWWNWIFDGFRDLFFIILHLAMRFPFTTVLLTILATYGSLKLGGFLGTQFTPSTDDGTVRITLTLDNNSSIYRTADLVYKVEDYINTLSDRKYIKNVVSTVASSMRSQSISEAQIALYLNNDPDRPSTEDLADKIRPWLERLPGVDISIAATRSGFGNPIEIQIKGQDLNQLYTIAEEVRARGRKVPGVRDLKIEMEMGKPELQVAPIRWRLSPLGLNISDLASIVRGYLIGREAGKFRQGGYEYDIMARIEREKASDIFNAHELPIMTSYGLVPLDEMSDISWSDSPTEIRRVERQRAVVVTGRVRYITAGEGNALMRQVVDSMTLPEGVSVNFGGEQEDMAENFTELLRTLIIAIVVTYLVVAAILESWTYSIIILATVPMAAIGVVPAMLISGVNISIFALIGMIMLVGMVVNNAIVVIDYAEVLRLKGTNPYQAVEEACHVRFKSLLMAVVTSVVSLVPLLSTGRGSEMKRPIAVVAIGGLIAGGMLAMLSIPAAYKCVWQVRHLWARIRGKNINDAESDSDDDDDDDEDE; encoded by the coding sequence ATGAGAGGATTTATAAGATTTTGTATCACGCACCCAGTCTTTACTGGGTGTTCTGTTGTTATATGGATTTTGCTGGGAATCTCAAGTTATTTCACACTCGGAGTTACTCTTTATCCAAATGTAGAATTGCCGTTTGTCTTAGTCCGCACGACTTATACAGGAGCAGGCCCTAACGAAATCGAGCAGTTAATAAGCAAGCCGCTTGAAGACGCATTAGCAGACCTCGAAAATTTACACTCAATTAATACGTATTCAATTGAAGGTATATCAATGGTCGCCGTAGAAATGGAGTCAGGCACTAATCCCGATTTAGCACTTGTTGACGTAAATAATAAAGTCAAAGCTAAGATTCCAGATTTGCCCGATGATGCTGACGAACCAGTTGCGAGTAAATTTGATATTAATGCACAGCCTTTCTTGATTGTCTCGTTCACTTCAGAGATGCCGGAGAAGACTGCCAAGAAAATGATCGAAGACAGAATACAACCCGTTGTAGCAAGAGTTGAAGGAGTCGGGCGCGTTGACGTAACAGGCGGAAGAGATAGAGAGATTCATATAAATTTAGATCCTGCTGCTTTGAGCGATTACGGGATTAATTATATGCAAGTCTGCAATGTCGTAGCAGCTAACAATCAAACAACGCCTTCAGGTTATATCACTCAGACAAAAGATGAAGTCTCTTTGCGCTTAATGGGAGAATTTAATCAAGTCGAACAGTTAGAAGATATATTAATTCCTACTCCGAACGGGCAGCCTGTGAGATTGTCAATGCTGGGAACAGTTACAGACGGCGAAAAAGATCAAAGAAGTATGGCGCGTGCAGATGGTCAGCCGGTTGTACAGTTAAGAATCAGCCCGCGTTCAAATGCTGATGTTGTCGAAGCAGGCCGGCAAATTAAAAGATTAATGGCTCGAACTATGAGAGATTATCCCGATTTCAAATATGAATACACTTATGATGACACGGGATTTGTCGAGTCAGCCGTAAAAAATATTATTCGTGATACAGCAATAGGAATCGCACTCACTGCACTTGTTATATATTTATTTCTTGGCAGATTCTCAGCTACGTTTATAGTCGCGTTCTCAATGCCGGTTGCTTTTGCGGCTACATTTGTCCCGTTGCAGGTTCACGGCTACACGTTAAATTTAATGAGTACACTGGGACTCGCGCTTTCAATGGGAACTCTTGTAATGAACGCTATATTAATAATTCAGAATATTTATAGATTCCGTGATATGGGCTACGAACCTTTTGAGGCCGCAGAAGAAGGCACGGTCGAAATTTCTATGTCAGTTCTTGCAGGAGTCTTAACAAATTTGGGAGTCTTCATGCCCGTTGCTTTAATGAGCACTATAGCAGGACAATTTTTGAAGCCCTATGCTATTACAATTGTATATGCTACTGCGTTTTCATTATGGGTAACAATGGCCGTTACTCCCTGTTTAGCAGCAAGAATCAAGAAACAAAAAGGGGACTCGGCCGAGCTGCCATTAATCGGCAAAATTTTAACAGGCTGGTGGAACTGGATATTTGACGGATTCAGAGATTTATTCTTTATAATTCTGCACTTAGCTATGAGATTCCCATTTACTACAGTGTTATTAACTATTTTAGCGACATATGGATCTCTGAAACTGGGCGGCTTTCTCGGAACTCAATTCACGCCCTCAACTGATGACGGAACAGTAAGAATAACTCTCACGCTTGATAATAACTCGTCGATTTATAGGACTGCTGATTTAGTTTACAAGGTCGAAGATTATATTAATACTTTATCAGACAGAAAATATATAAAAAATGTAGTCTCAACTGTTGCAAGCTCAATGAGAAGTCAATCAATCAGTGAGGCACAAATCGCGCTGTATTTAAATAATGACCCTGACAGGCCTTCAACTGAAGATTTAGCCGATAAAATTCGTCCATGGCTTGAGAGATTGCCGGGCGTTGATATTTCCATTGCTGCGACTCGTTCAGGATTCGGGAATCCCATAGAGATTCAAATTAAGGGTCAAGACCTGAATCAATTATATACAATTGCTGAAGAAGTCAGAGCAAGAGGCCGAAAAGTTCCCGGAGTCCGAGACCTGAAAATAGAAATGGAAATGGGTAAGCCTGAATTACAAGTTGCGCCTATCAGATGGCGTTTATCTCCATTAGGATTAAATATTTCAGATTTAGCGAGCATTGTACGAGGCTACTTAATAGGACGTGAGGCGGGCAAATTCAGACAGGGCGGTTATGAATATGACATAATGGCAAGAATCGAACGCGAGAAAGCAAGCGATATTTTTAACGCTCATGAACTGCCAATTATGACGAGTTACGGACTTGTCCCGCTTGATGAGATGTCCGATATATCATGGAGCGACTCACCTACTGAAATTAGACGAGTCGAACGTCAACGCGCTGTAGTTGTAACCGGACGAGTACGTTATATCACAGCAGGCGAGGGCAATGCTTTAATGCGTCAGGTCGTCGACAGTATGACTCTTCCTGAGGGTGTAAGTGTAAATTTCGGCGGTGAACAGGAAGACATGGCCGAGAACTTCACGGAGTTACTGCGCACGTTAATTATTGCAATTGTAGTTACATATTTAGTCGTTGCTGCAATTCTTGAGAGCTGGACATATAGTATTATAATTCTCGCTACTGTTCCTATGGCGGCAATTGGAGTCGTCCCTGCGATGTTAATCAGTGGCGTAAATATTTCGATATTTGCTTTAATCGGCATGATTATGCTTGTCGGAATGGTCGTAAATAATGCAATAGTCGTTATAGATTATGCGGAAGTCTTGAGGCTCAAGGGCACAAATCCATATCAGGCAGTCGAGGAGGCTTGCCACGTTAGATTTAAATCGCTGTTAATGGCCGTAGTTACTTCTGTTGTGTCGCTCGTTCCGTTGTTGTCGACCGGCAGAGGCTCGGAAATGAAACGCCCGATCGCAGTTGTTGCTATAGGAGGACTTATCGCCGGAGGTATGCTCGCGATGTTGTCAATTCCTGCTGCTTATAAATGTGTCTGGCAAGTCCGGCACTTATGGGCAAGGATAAGGGGCAAAAATATTAATGATGCTGAATCAGACTCAGACGATGACGACGACGACGATGAGGACGAGTAA